From the Macaca thibetana thibetana isolate TM-01 chromosome 12, ASM2454274v1, whole genome shotgun sequence genome, one window contains:
- the INHBB gene encoding inhibin beta B chain, giving the protein MDGLPGRALGAACLLLLAAGWLGPEAWGSPTPPPSPAAPPPPPPPGAPGGSQDTCTSCGGFRRPEELGRVDGDFLEAVKRHILSRLQMRGRPNITHAVPKAAMVTALRKLHAGKVREDGRVEIPHLDGHASPGADGQERVSEIISFAETDGLASSRVRLYFFISNEGNQNLFVVQASLWLYLKLLPYVLEKGSRRKVRVKVYFQEQGHGDRWNMVEKRVDLKRSGWHTFPLTEAIQALFERGERRLNLDVQCDSCQELAVVPVFVDPGEESHRPFVVVQARLGDSRHRIRKRGLECDGRTNLCCRQQFFIDFRLIGWNDWIIAPTGYYGNYCEGSCPAYLAGVPGSASSFHTAVVNQYRMRGLNPGAVNSCCIPTKLSTMSMLYFDDEYNIVKRDVPNMIVEECGCA; this is encoded by the exons ATGGACGGGCTGCCCGGTCGGGCGCTGGGGGCCGCCTGCCTTCTGCTGCTGGCGGCCGGCTGGCTGGGGCCTGAGGCCTGGGGCTCACCCACGCCCCCGCCGTCGCCTGCCGCGCCGCCGCCACCCCCGCCACCCGGAGCTCCGGGCGGCTCGCAGGACACCTGTACGTCGTGCGGCGGCTTCCGGCGGCCGGAGGAGCTCGGCCGAGTGGACGGCGACTTCCTGGAGGCGGTGAAGCGGCACATCTTGAGCCGCCTGCAGATGCGGGGCCGGCCCAACATCACGCACGCCGTGCCCAAGGCCGCCATGGTCACGGCCCTGCGCAAACTGCACGCGGGCAAGGTGCGCGAGGACGGCCGCGTGGAGATCCCGCACCTCGACGGCCACGCCAGCCCGGGCGCCGACGGCCAGGAGCGCGTTTCCGAAATCATCAGCTTCGCCGAGACAG ATGGCCTCGCCTCCTCCCGGGTCCGCCTATACTTCTTCATCTCCAATGAAGGCAACCAGAACCTGTTTGTGGTCCAGGCCAGCTTATGGCTTTACCTGAAACTCCTGCCCTACGTCCTGGAGAAGGGCAGCCGGCGGAAGGTGCGGGTCAAAGTGTACTTCCAGGAGCAGGGCCATGGTGACAGGTGGAACATGGTGGAGAAGAGGGTGGACCTCAAGCGCAGCGGCTGGCATACCTTCCCGCTCACGGAGGCCATCCAGGCCTTGTTTGAGCGGGGCGAGCGGCGGCTCAACCTAGACGTGCAGTGTGACAGCTGCCAGGAGCTGGCCGTGGTGCCGGTGTTCGTGGACCCAGGCGAAGAGTCGCACCGGCCCTTCGTGGTGGTGCAGGCTCGGCTGGGCGACAGCAGGCACCGCATTCGCAAGCGAGGCCTGGAGTGCGATGGCCGGACGAACCTCTGTTGCAGGCAACAGTTCTTCATTGACTTCCGCCTCATCGGCTGGAATGACTGGATCATCGCACCCACCGGCTACTACGGGAACTACTGTGAGGGCAGCTGCCCAGCCTACCTGGCAGGGGTCCCCGGCTCCGCCTCCTCCTTCCACACAGCTGTGGTGAACCAGTACCGCATGCGGGGCCTGAACCCCGGCGCGGTGAACTCCTGCTGCATCCCCACCAAGCTGAGTACCATGTCCATGCTATACTTTGATGATGAGTACAACATCGTCAAGCGGGACGTGCCCAACATGATTGTGGAGGAGTGCGGCTGCGCCTGA